A single window of Athene noctua chromosome 1, bAthNoc1.hap1.1, whole genome shotgun sequence DNA harbors:
- the LOC141956371 gene encoding ras and Rab interactor 2-like isoform X3 produces the protein MSSLTMKARCLDKRGSFFKLIDTIASEIGELKQEMVQTDLTVEDESADLRSLVKDMDNVSPEKNDVKSCPRDSGYDSLSNKLSILDKLLHTHPVWLQLGLNDAEAMEILQAQPPGIFLVRKSARLQKKVISLRLPSDCGSCLKEFAIKESTYTFSLEGSGISFADLFRLIAFYCISRDVLPFTLKLPHAIAAAKTEAELEEIAQLGLSFWSSLANSNPPDPSPPRRPVPVDSACKDSRQLCLINGVHSIRTRTPSELECSQTNGALCFINPLFLKVHSQDVSGSLKRQSPRTQDVNGTARPRSPPPRPPPPSINSILTSPQLSRTIKQASMPETVNHKKERGLDLLQNKPTPIPPPRLKKQAVCSEVEGSSKTTGVIQPGCSSVSVPEAAGVPGETLPELAPAAAKKTVATSSESHIPWNGGRQRLSDMSISTSSSDSLDFDRSMPLFGYEGDTNSSLEDFEGESDQESMAPPLKPKKKRNSSFVLPKIVKSQLRKVSGVFSSFMTPEKRMIKKIAEMSRDKRTYFGCLVQDYVSFLQENKECHVSSTDMLQTIRQFMTQVKNYLSQSSELDPPIESLIPEDQIDVVLEKAMHKCILKPLKGHIEAMLKEFHTADGSWKQLKENLQLVRQRDPQELGVFVPTPDFVDVEKIKVKFMTMQKMYSPEKKVMLLLRVCKLIYTVMENNSGRLYGADDFLPVLTYVLAQCDMLELDTEIEYMMELLDPSLLHGEGGYYLTSAYGALSLIKNFQEEQAARLLSSEARDTLRQWHKRRTTNRTIPSVDDFQNYLRVAFQEVNSGCTGKTLLVRPYITTEDVCQLCAEKFKVDNPEEYSLFLFIDDTWQQLTEDTYPQKIKAELHSRPQPQVFHFVYKRINSDPYGAIFQNSDDSAS, from the exons TCTAGTAAAGGACATGGATAATGTCTCTCCTGAGAAAAACGATGTAAAAAGCTGCCCCCGGGACTCTGGATATGACAGCCTATCTAACAAGCTAAGCATATTGGACAAGCTCCTCCATACTCACCCTGTGTGGCTGCAGCTTGGTCTGAATGATGCTGAAGCCATGGAAATTCTGCAGGCCCAGCCTCCTGGG ATATTTCTGGTTAGGAAATCTGCAAGATTACAAAAGAAAGTCATCTCTCTGCGTCTGCCCAGTGACTGTGGGTCCTGCCTGAAAGAATTTGCAATAAAGGAAAGCACATACA CCTTTTCATTGGAGGGGTCTGGAATAAGTTTTGCTGATTTATTCAGGCTCATTGCTTTCTACTGTATTAGCAG GGATGTCCTTCCTTTCACCCTGAAGCTGCCTCATGCTATTGCTGCAGCAAAGACAGAAGCTGAACTTGAAGAGATTGCTCAGCTTGGACTGA GCTTTTGGAGCTCCCTGGCTAACAGCAACCCCCCGGATCCTTCACCTCCCCGTAGGCCTGTGCCTGTGGACAGTGCCTGTAAAGACTCGCGTCAGCTCTGCCTTATAAATGGAGTGCATTCTATACGAACCAGAACGCCTTCAGAGCTGGAGTGCAGCCAGACCAACGGAGCGCTGTGTTTCATTAATCCCCTCTTCTTAAAAGTGCACAGCCAGGATGTCAGTGGAAGTCTGAAAAGGCAGAGCCCGAGAACTCAAGACGTGAATGGCACAGCAAGGCctcgctcccccccgccccggccgccacCTCCTTCTATTAATAGCATCCTCACGAGTCCGCAGCTTTCCAGGACTATAAAGCAGGCGAGCATGCCAGAAACAGTCAACCATAAGAAAGAGAGAGGCTTGGATTTGCTGCAGAATAAACCAACCCCTATTCCGCCTCCTCGGCTGAAGAAGCAGGCTGTTTGCTCAGAAGTGGAAGGTAGCTCAAAGACCACAGGGGTAATTCAGCCTGGCTGCAGCTCGGTGTCTGTGCCTGAAGCTGCTGGTGTTCCAGGTGAAACCCTGCCTGAGCTGGCTCCAGCAGCTGCCAAAAAGACGGTAGCTACCAGCTCTGAGTCACACATACCGTGGAATGGAGGCAGGCAGAGACTGAGCGACATGAGCATTTCCACCTCCTCGTCTGACTCGCTGGACTTCGATCGGAGCATGCCGCTGTTTGGCTATGAGGGGGACACTAACAGCAGCCTGGAGGATTTTGAGGGTGAAAGCGACCAAGAGAGCATGGCACCCCCTTTGAAGcccaagaagaaaagaaacagttcGTTTGTTCTTCCCAAGATTGTGAAATCTCAGCTACGGAAAGTCAGTGGAGTTTTCAGTTCCTTCATGACCCCTGAGAAGAGGATGATTAAGAAAATTGCAGAGATGTCCCGGGACAAACGCACTTACTTTGGATGCTTAGTGCAGGACTATGTCAGCTTTCTCCAGGAAAACAAGGAGTGCCATGTTTCGAGCACTGATATGCTGCAAACAATTCGGCAGTTCATGACCCAAGTCAAGAATTATTTGTCCCAAAGCTCCGAACTTGATCCCCCAATTGAGTCGCTGATTCCTGAGGACCAAATAG ATGTTGTCCTGGAGAAGGCCATGCATAAGTGCATTCTGAAGCCGTTGAAGGGCCACATTGAAGCGATGTTGAAAGAGTTTCATACTGCAGATGGATCCTGGAAACAGTTAAAGGAAAACCTGCAGTTGGTGCGGCAGAGGGATCCTCAGGAACTGGGCGTGTTTGTTCCAACACCAGACTTTGTGGATGTTGAAAAGATTAAAGTCAAATTCATGACCATGCAGAAAATGTATTCACCTGAAAAGAAAGTCATGCTGCTGCTGAGAGTTTGCAAACTGATTTACACTGTTATGGAGAATAACTCGG GGAGGCTTTATGGAGCTGATGACTTCTTGCCTGTGTTGACGTATGTACTGGCCCAGTGTGATATGCTGGAGCTGGATACTGAAATTGAATACATGATGGAATTGCTGGATCCATCTTTGCTGCATGGAGAAG GAGGCTATTACTTGACAAGCGCTTATGGAGCACTTTCACTGATCAAGAACTTCCAGGAAGAACAAGCTGCCCGACTGCTAAGTTCAGAAGCCAGAGATACTCTCCGGCAATGGCACAAGAGGAGAACAACTAACAGGACGATACCTTCAGTTGATGATTTTCAG AACTACCTTCGTGTTGCATTCCAGGAAGTTAACAGTGGATGTACAGGAAAGACCCTACTAGTAAGACCATATATCACTACCGAAGATGTATGTCAGCTTTGTGCTGAAAAATTTAAAGTGGACAATCCAGAAGAATATAGTCTGTTTCTTTTCATTGATGACACCTGGCAGCAACTGACAGAGGATACCTACCCTCAGAAAATTAAGGCAGAGTTGCACAGCCGTCCACAACCCCAGGTCTTTCACTTTGTCTATAAGCGCATTAACAGCGATCCATATGGTGCCATTTTTCAAAACAGTGACGACTCAGCTTCTTAA
- the LOC141956371 gene encoding ras and Rab interactor 2-like isoform X4: protein MDNVSPEKNDVKSCPRDSGYDSLSNKLSILDKLLHTHPVWLQLGLNDAEAMEILQAQPPGIFLVRKSARLQKKVISLRLPSDCGSCLKEFAIKESTYTFSLEGSGISFADLFRLIAFYCISRDVLPFTLKLPHAIAAAKTEAELEEIAQLGLSFWSSLANSNPPDPSPPRRPVPVDSACKDSRQLCLINGVHSIRTRTPSELECSQTNGALCFINPLFLKVHSQDVSGSLKRQSPRTQDVNGTARPRSPPPRPPPPSINSILTSPQLSRTIKQASMPETVNHKKERGLDLLQNKPTPIPPPRLKKQAVCSEVEGSSKTTGVIQPGCSSVSVPEAAGVPGETLPELAPAAAKKTVATSSESHIPWNGGRQRLSDMSISTSSSDSLDFDRSMPLFGYEGDTNSSLEDFEGESDQESMAPPLKPKKKRNSSFVLPKIVKSQLRKVSGVFSSFMTPEKRMIKKIAEMSRDKRTYFGCLVQDYVSFLQENKECHVSSTDMLQTIRQFMTQVKNYLSQSSELDPPIESLIPEDQIDVVLEKAMHKCILKPLKGHIEAMLKEFHTADGSWKQLKENLQLVRQRDPQELGVFVPTPDFVDVEKIKVKFMTMQKMYSPEKKVMLLLRVCKLIYTVMENNSGRLYGADDFLPVLTYVLAQCDMLELDTEIEYMMELLDPSLLHGEGGYYLTSAYGALSLIKNFQEEQAARLLSSEARDTLRQWHKRRTTNRTIPSVDDFQNYLRVAFQEVNSGCTGKTLLVRPYITTEDVCQLCAEKFKVDNPEEYSLFLFIDDTWQQLTEDTYPQKIKAELHSRPQPQVFHFVYKRINSDPYGAIFQNSDDSAS from the exons ATGGATAATGTCTCTCCTGAGAAAAACGATGTAAAAAGCTGCCCCCGGGACTCTGGATATGACAGCCTATCTAACAAGCTAAGCATATTGGACAAGCTCCTCCATACTCACCCTGTGTGGCTGCAGCTTGGTCTGAATGATGCTGAAGCCATGGAAATTCTGCAGGCCCAGCCTCCTGGG ATATTTCTGGTTAGGAAATCTGCAAGATTACAAAAGAAAGTCATCTCTCTGCGTCTGCCCAGTGACTGTGGGTCCTGCCTGAAAGAATTTGCAATAAAGGAAAGCACATACA CCTTTTCATTGGAGGGGTCTGGAATAAGTTTTGCTGATTTATTCAGGCTCATTGCTTTCTACTGTATTAGCAG GGATGTCCTTCCTTTCACCCTGAAGCTGCCTCATGCTATTGCTGCAGCAAAGACAGAAGCTGAACTTGAAGAGATTGCTCAGCTTGGACTGA GCTTTTGGAGCTCCCTGGCTAACAGCAACCCCCCGGATCCTTCACCTCCCCGTAGGCCTGTGCCTGTGGACAGTGCCTGTAAAGACTCGCGTCAGCTCTGCCTTATAAATGGAGTGCATTCTATACGAACCAGAACGCCTTCAGAGCTGGAGTGCAGCCAGACCAACGGAGCGCTGTGTTTCATTAATCCCCTCTTCTTAAAAGTGCACAGCCAGGATGTCAGTGGAAGTCTGAAAAGGCAGAGCCCGAGAACTCAAGACGTGAATGGCACAGCAAGGCctcgctcccccccgccccggccgccacCTCCTTCTATTAATAGCATCCTCACGAGTCCGCAGCTTTCCAGGACTATAAAGCAGGCGAGCATGCCAGAAACAGTCAACCATAAGAAAGAGAGAGGCTTGGATTTGCTGCAGAATAAACCAACCCCTATTCCGCCTCCTCGGCTGAAGAAGCAGGCTGTTTGCTCAGAAGTGGAAGGTAGCTCAAAGACCACAGGGGTAATTCAGCCTGGCTGCAGCTCGGTGTCTGTGCCTGAAGCTGCTGGTGTTCCAGGTGAAACCCTGCCTGAGCTGGCTCCAGCAGCTGCCAAAAAGACGGTAGCTACCAGCTCTGAGTCACACATACCGTGGAATGGAGGCAGGCAGAGACTGAGCGACATGAGCATTTCCACCTCCTCGTCTGACTCGCTGGACTTCGATCGGAGCATGCCGCTGTTTGGCTATGAGGGGGACACTAACAGCAGCCTGGAGGATTTTGAGGGTGAAAGCGACCAAGAGAGCATGGCACCCCCTTTGAAGcccaagaagaaaagaaacagttcGTTTGTTCTTCCCAAGATTGTGAAATCTCAGCTACGGAAAGTCAGTGGAGTTTTCAGTTCCTTCATGACCCCTGAGAAGAGGATGATTAAGAAAATTGCAGAGATGTCCCGGGACAAACGCACTTACTTTGGATGCTTAGTGCAGGACTATGTCAGCTTTCTCCAGGAAAACAAGGAGTGCCATGTTTCGAGCACTGATATGCTGCAAACAATTCGGCAGTTCATGACCCAAGTCAAGAATTATTTGTCCCAAAGCTCCGAACTTGATCCCCCAATTGAGTCGCTGATTCCTGAGGACCAAATAG ATGTTGTCCTGGAGAAGGCCATGCATAAGTGCATTCTGAAGCCGTTGAAGGGCCACATTGAAGCGATGTTGAAAGAGTTTCATACTGCAGATGGATCCTGGAAACAGTTAAAGGAAAACCTGCAGTTGGTGCGGCAGAGGGATCCTCAGGAACTGGGCGTGTTTGTTCCAACACCAGACTTTGTGGATGTTGAAAAGATTAAAGTCAAATTCATGACCATGCAGAAAATGTATTCACCTGAAAAGAAAGTCATGCTGCTGCTGAGAGTTTGCAAACTGATTTACACTGTTATGGAGAATAACTCGG GGAGGCTTTATGGAGCTGATGACTTCTTGCCTGTGTTGACGTATGTACTGGCCCAGTGTGATATGCTGGAGCTGGATACTGAAATTGAATACATGATGGAATTGCTGGATCCATCTTTGCTGCATGGAGAAG GAGGCTATTACTTGACAAGCGCTTATGGAGCACTTTCACTGATCAAGAACTTCCAGGAAGAACAAGCTGCCCGACTGCTAAGTTCAGAAGCCAGAGATACTCTCCGGCAATGGCACAAGAGGAGAACAACTAACAGGACGATACCTTCAGTTGATGATTTTCAG AACTACCTTCGTGTTGCATTCCAGGAAGTTAACAGTGGATGTACAGGAAAGACCCTACTAGTAAGACCATATATCACTACCGAAGATGTATGTCAGCTTTGTGCTGAAAAATTTAAAGTGGACAATCCAGAAGAATATAGTCTGTTTCTTTTCATTGATGACACCTGGCAGCAACTGACAGAGGATACCTACCCTCAGAAAATTAAGGCAGAGTTGCACAGCCGTCCACAACCCCAGGTCTTTCACTTTGTCTATAAGCGCATTAACAGCGATCCATATGGTGCCATTTTTCAAAACAGTGACGACTCAGCTTCTTAA